A single genomic interval of Chitinophaga sp. 180180018-3 harbors:
- a CDS encoding family 10 glycosylhydrolase, producing MDKRFFIKSLGIGGLSLAKASLPLSQATAAGKKLPLEKTVVQHRVWINPDHKDTEAILKTRYAAYRKAGITDIMFEADSALHFRTAKASGIKAHRWMWTMNRGEKDLLASHPEWYAQNRKGESCANHPPYVDYYRWLCPTKPEVVKYLSNQVEQILSLDYVDGIHLDYVRFCDVILPINLWSHYGIDQSKELPEYDFCYCDQCRNAYKEKYGADPLQLEHPDQSPSWRKFRYDRITNVVSHLAQVAQQHHKPISAAVFPTPEIAKRLVRQDWTNWPLNAVCPMIYHGFYREPISWIGDAVAEGVKGLHGAFPLYAGLFLPDFNGNYRNLAEAVNLAMQNGAAGVSIFGEVTKEVLEVLAATQL from the coding sequence ATGGATAAACGATTTTTTATCAAATCCCTGGGTATTGGAGGGTTGTCGCTGGCGAAAGCTTCGCTGCCACTCAGCCAGGCAACAGCAGCAGGGAAAAAACTTCCGCTGGAGAAAACGGTTGTTCAGCATCGCGTATGGATTAATCCGGATCACAAGGATACCGAAGCCATACTGAAAACCCGGTATGCGGCATATCGGAAAGCAGGTATTACTGATATTATGTTTGAAGCCGATAGCGCGCTGCATTTCAGAACAGCAAAAGCCAGCGGCATAAAGGCGCATCGTTGGATGTGGACGATGAACCGTGGAGAAAAAGACCTGCTGGCCAGCCATCCGGAGTGGTATGCGCAGAACCGCAAGGGTGAATCCTGCGCCAATCATCCCCCATATGTGGATTACTATCGCTGGCTATGCCCTACCAAACCGGAAGTGGTGAAATACCTGAGCAACCAGGTAGAACAGATCCTTTCACTGGATTATGTGGATGGGATACATCTCGATTATGTACGTTTCTGTGATGTTATATTACCCATAAACCTTTGGAGCCACTATGGCATCGATCAGTCGAAAGAGTTGCCGGAATATGATTTCTGTTATTGTGATCAATGCCGCAACGCTTACAAAGAGAAATACGGCGCAGATCCGCTACAGCTGGAGCATCCGGACCAGAGCCCATCCTGGCGCAAATTCCGCTACGATCGTATCACTAATGTAGTTAGTCATCTTGCACAGGTGGCACAACAACACCACAAACCAATATCCGCAGCGGTATTTCCTACTCCTGAAATCGCTAAGCGCCTGGTACGGCAAGACTGGACCAACTGGCCGTTAAATGCGGTTTGTCCGATGATCTACCATGGTTTCTACCGCGAACCCATTAGCTGGATCGGAGATGCTGTAGCAGAAGGCGTGAAGGGGCTGCACGGAGCCTTCCCTTTATATGCAGGTCTTTTCCTGCCCGATTTCAACGGCAACTATCGCAATCTGGCGGAAGCAGTGAACCTGGCTATGCAGAACGGAGCAGCGGGCGTTTCTATTTTTGGAGAAGTGACGAAGGAGGTGTTGGAGGTGCTTGCGGCAACGCAGCTGTAG
- a CDS encoding M13 family metallopeptidase: protein MIKTILAGAGLAGLACFTACNQGQSSSGAASTPDAVAANVDSTVNPAQDFFDYANGGWIKRNPIPSEYSSWGIGNLVQEELYKRLRIINEKAVENPADPISKKIAAFWKSGMDSVRINADGIKPIENELKEINAVSNTQQLVQLASKLNIQMTSMCDLYIAQDAKNSEAIAVQLNQGGLGLPNRDYYFNTDARTTKIREAYPGHIAKMLQFTGLDSNAARSAATAILQLETLLAKSSRKLEDLRDPEANYHKMAVTSLKKIAGNIDWNDFLQQQGITRYADTVIVGQPEFYTALSNAVKSQPLENWKNYLKWQLIRGAAAQLSDTISNTNFAFYGTLMRGQDKQKPRWKRVLDAEEEAMGEALGQLFVKEFFDATAKKRYENLVESIRAELKIRIEKLAWMSDSTKQKALYKLSKITKKVGYPDKWKDFSAMEIKEQSYYQNMAAARLWWQQYHINKLGKPVDRSEWDMSPQTYNAYYNPSNNEIVLPAGIFTVPGKRDEELDDAVVYGYAGASTIGHEITHGFDDEGRQFDAAGNLKNWWTAADVKKFNERAAVMVRQFNSYVVVDTLHINGKATLGENIADLGGILLGWEAFKKTEQYKKNEKIAGYTPAQRFFMGYSLGWLGHTKKESLARQVLIDVHSPAKFRVNGPFSDVDAFYDVYGVKPGDGMYRADSARVRLW, encoded by the coding sequence ATGATCAAAACCATTCTTGCCGGAGCCGGCCTGGCCGGGCTGGCATGTTTTACTGCCTGTAACCAGGGCCAGTCATCTTCCGGCGCAGCATCCACTCCTGATGCAGTTGCCGCTAATGTAGACAGCACTGTGAACCCCGCACAGGATTTTTTTGATTATGCCAACGGCGGCTGGATCAAACGCAACCCCATACCATCGGAATATAGCTCCTGGGGCATCGGTAATCTTGTTCAGGAAGAATTATACAAACGCCTGCGGATCATCAATGAAAAAGCAGTAGAAAATCCTGCAGATCCGATATCAAAGAAAATCGCAGCCTTCTGGAAAAGCGGAATGGATTCCGTGCGCATTAATGCAGACGGTATTAAGCCGATAGAAAATGAGTTAAAGGAGATCAATGCAGTTTCGAATACACAACAGCTGGTGCAACTGGCGTCGAAACTGAACATCCAGATGACATCAATGTGCGACCTGTACATAGCGCAGGACGCCAAAAACAGCGAGGCGATTGCAGTACAGCTCAACCAGGGGGGACTGGGGCTTCCGAACCGCGATTACTACTTCAATACCGACGCACGTACTACAAAAATCAGAGAGGCATATCCCGGCCACATCGCGAAAATGCTACAGTTCACGGGGCTCGACAGCAATGCCGCACGCAGTGCTGCTACAGCTATTCTGCAGCTGGAAACATTACTGGCCAAATCGAGCCGAAAGCTGGAAGACCTTCGTGACCCCGAGGCTAACTACCATAAAATGGCTGTTACCAGTCTGAAAAAGATTGCCGGAAATATCGACTGGAATGATTTCCTTCAGCAGCAGGGCATCACCAGGTACGCCGACACCGTAATTGTTGGTCAACCGGAATTCTACACTGCACTCAGTAACGCAGTTAAATCGCAGCCACTGGAAAACTGGAAGAACTATCTCAAATGGCAGCTGATCAGGGGAGCAGCGGCGCAACTCAGCGATACTATCTCCAACACTAATTTTGCATTTTACGGAACTTTGATGAGGGGGCAGGACAAACAGAAGCCTCGCTGGAAGCGTGTGCTGGACGCAGAAGAGGAAGCAATGGGCGAAGCGCTTGGACAGTTATTCGTTAAAGAGTTCTTCGACGCCACTGCTAAGAAGAGATACGAAAACCTGGTAGAGAGCATACGCGCCGAATTGAAAATCCGCATAGAAAAACTCGCCTGGATGAGCGACAGTACAAAGCAGAAAGCATTGTACAAGCTGTCGAAGATCACAAAAAAAGTAGGTTATCCCGACAAATGGAAAGATTTTTCTGCGATGGAAATCAAGGAGCAGTCTTACTATCAGAACATGGCAGCAGCCCGTTTGTGGTGGCAACAATACCATATCAACAAACTGGGCAAACCGGTAGATCGTTCGGAATGGGATATGAGTCCGCAAACATATAACGCCTACTATAATCCCAGCAATAACGAAATAGTATTGCCGGCCGGCATCTTCACCGTACCCGGAAAGCGTGATGAAGAACTGGATGATGCCGTTGTTTATGGTTACGCCGGCGCATCCACTATTGGTCATGAGATCACACATGGTTTCGACGATGAAGGCCGTCAGTTTGACGCTGCCGGTAATCTGAAAAACTGGTGGACAGCTGCCGATGTAAAGAAATTCAACGAGCGTGCTGCGGTAATGGTAAGGCAATTCAACAGTTACGTAGTAGTAGACACGCTGCATATCAACGGGAAAGCCACACTGGGAGAAAATATAGCCGACCTCGGAGGTATTTTGCTTGGATGGGAGGCATTTAAAAAGACGGAGCAATACAAGAAGAATGAAAAAATTGCGGGCTATACACCGGCACAGCGCTTTTTCATGGGCTACTCTTTAGGCTGGCTCGGACATACCAAAAAAGAATCACTGGCCCGCCAGGTATTAATTGACGTACACTCTCCGGCCAAATTCAGGGTAAACGGCCCCTTCAGCGATGTAGATGCTTTTTATGACGTGTATGGCGTAAAACCCGGCGATGGCATGTATAGAGCAGATAGTGCGAGGGTGAGGCTCTGGTAG
- a CDS encoding DUF5009 domain-containing protein produces MINKLKPGRILSIDAFRGINILVMIFVNGVAGVQGIPSWMEHAGRNEDRMTFVDVVFPAFLFIVGMSIPFAINSRMARGDSFWQLQRHIIWRTLGLWILGIFMVNTERINAAATGMNGAAWALLFFICAVLVWNIYTFRQPWPAWVLRGAGVAGLIVLGIVFRGGKDGTEYLQPHWWGILGLIGWAYLYACLFYQWFKGTPNAMMLMIAVCLGYYILCRQPFMQHGEWSWLGSQARNAAHTSIVLAGILVTLFYFDEEIALRGSRLASRVVGFITLTMFCGLMLRPDYQLSKIQATPTWCLYCMAICTIIFSVLYFLVDVRQLSRWTSFFRPAGANPLLTYILPDIVYYFMILTGLSFPAVLESGLPGIIWWGVFALLMLLLVKGLNKLGIRLQL; encoded by the coding sequence ATGATCAACAAACTCAAACCCGGCCGTATTCTGTCTATCGATGCTTTCAGAGGAATCAACATTCTTGTCATGATATTCGTCAATGGTGTAGCAGGCGTACAGGGTATCCCTTCCTGGATGGAACATGCCGGGCGTAATGAAGACAGGATGACGTTCGTAGATGTTGTTTTCCCTGCATTTCTTTTTATCGTCGGAATGTCTATCCCTTTTGCGATCAATAGCAGGATGGCAAGAGGCGACAGTTTCTGGCAGCTGCAGCGGCATATTATCTGGCGCACGCTGGGTTTGTGGATATTGGGTATTTTCATGGTAAACACGGAAAGAATCAATGCAGCAGCTACCGGGATGAATGGTGCTGCGTGGGCGTTGTTGTTTTTTATATGTGCAGTGCTGGTGTGGAATATTTATACTTTCCGGCAGCCCTGGCCGGCGTGGGTATTGAGGGGGGCTGGTGTTGCAGGACTTATTGTGCTCGGCATTGTATTTCGTGGAGGGAAAGATGGTACAGAATATCTGCAGCCGCATTGGTGGGGAATATTGGGCCTTATCGGTTGGGCTTACCTGTATGCCTGCCTGTTTTACCAATGGTTTAAAGGCACGCCGAACGCCATGATGCTGATGATAGCCGTTTGCCTCGGTTACTATATACTGTGCCGGCAGCCATTTATGCAACATGGAGAGTGGAGCTGGCTGGGATCACAGGCCAGGAATGCGGCACATACATCCATTGTATTGGCAGGGATACTGGTGACCTTGTTTTATTTTGATGAAGAAATAGCCTTGCGCGGTAGCAGGCTTGCGAGCAGAGTAGTAGGTTTTATCACCCTGACAATGTTTTGCGGCCTGATGCTGCGGCCTGATTACCAGTTGTCTAAAATACAGGCTACGCCTACCTGGTGCCTGTATTGTATGGCTATATGCACGATTATATTTTCTGTTTTATATTTTTTGGTAGATGTAAGACAGCTCAGCAGGTGGACTTCCTTTTTCCGGCCTGCCGGAGCAAATCCCCTGCTTACTTATATACTTCCGGATATTGTTTATTATTTTATGATATTGACAGGACTCAGCTTTCCGGCCGTGCTGGAATCGGGCCTGCCTGGAATCATCTGGTGGGGCGTGTTTGCACTGTTGATGCTGCTGTTGGTAAAAGGATTAAATAAGCTGGGAATCCGGCTGCAGTTGTAA
- a CDS encoding carbohydrate-binding family 9-like protein, whose amino-acid sequence MPYSENSIRVRHNLIKRGIRAAAFLSLSVIGKPVFSQQFHEPLPVFKETPRHYICRETKDKVVIDGKLDDKGWQTADWSEDFKDIEGDVKPAPALRTRVKMMWDSAYLYIGAVLQEPHIWGTLKEHDAIIFHDNDFEVFIDPDGDTHRYYEIEINALNTVMDLFMNIPYRNGGEAMINWDTKGIITAVHIDGTINNPSDRDKEWSVEMAIPYKALSFFSRELRPAENTIWRINFSRVEWDTDIKDGKYLKKPLPEHNWVWSPQGIINMHAPERWGYLLFTSKANAVFELPASEEAKKYLWQIYSAQQNYAQLHGKYASGLDALNINARQTGAHGQVYNLIMEGISSQFTASVTGSNFAGSVNINQEGKVYSNRK is encoded by the coding sequence ATGCCATATTCAGAAAATAGTATCAGAGTTAGACATAATTTAATCAAAAGAGGTATCAGGGCTGCGGCGTTCCTCTCGCTTTCTGTCATCGGAAAGCCTGTTTTTTCGCAACAGTTTCATGAACCGCTTCCTGTTTTTAAAGAAACACCCAGGCATTATATCTGCCGGGAAACGAAAGACAAAGTGGTTATTGACGGTAAGCTGGACGACAAGGGATGGCAAACAGCCGATTGGAGCGAGGATTTCAAAGATATTGAAGGAGATGTCAAACCAGCGCCGGCTTTGCGTACGAGGGTAAAGATGATGTGGGACTCAGCATATCTTTATATTGGAGCGGTATTACAGGAACCACATATCTGGGGCACTTTGAAGGAGCATGATGCGATCATCTTCCATGATAATGATTTTGAAGTATTTATAGATCCGGATGGTGATACACACAGGTATTATGAGATCGAGATCAATGCCCTGAATACCGTGATGGACCTGTTTATGAATATTCCCTATCGCAATGGGGGAGAGGCCATGATCAACTGGGATACCAAAGGCATTATCACAGCCGTTCATATCGATGGTACCATTAACAACCCGTCTGACAGGGATAAAGAATGGTCTGTGGAAATGGCGATTCCGTATAAGGCGCTTAGTTTCTTCAGCAGGGAGTTGCGCCCTGCCGAGAACACTATCTGGCGGATCAATTTTTCACGTGTGGAATGGGATACAGATATAAAGGATGGAAAATATTTGAAGAAGCCATTGCCCGAACATAACTGGGTATGGTCGCCGCAGGGTATCATCAATATGCATGCGCCTGAAAGGTGGGGCTATCTGTTGTTTACCAGCAAAGCCAATGCAGTATTTGAATTACCGGCATCGGAGGAAGCGAAGAAATATCTCTGGCAGATATACAGTGCACAGCAAAATTACGCGCAGCTGCATGGAAAATATGCATCCGGTCTTGATGCCCTGAATATCAATGCCCGGCAAACGGGCGCCCATGGCCAGGTCTATAATCTGATTATGGAAGGCATATCATCCCAGTTTACAGCCAGCGTTACGGGAAGTAATTTCGCCGGTTCCGTTAACATCAATCAGGAAGGGAAAGTTTACAGTAACAGAAAATAA
- a CDS encoding winged helix-turn-helix domain-containing protein: MNSSITPTPEYQEVHFADGYIYDRKNSAIRHEKSPCSLDREHAAVLEVLILYRNQVVARQDIMKKLEWLKNERHLEAFIRHLRTHCFAASESVEIRTVRMTGYSLIVADENIKFI; this comes from the coding sequence ATGAATTCCTCTATTACGCCTACTCCTGAATACCAGGAGGTACATTTTGCAGATGGTTACATTTATGACCGGAAAAATTCAGCAATCCGGCATGAGAAAAGCCCTTGCTCCCTTGACCGGGAACATGCTGCTGTGCTGGAAGTACTGATACTGTATCGTAACCAGGTCGTGGCCAGGCAGGACATTATGAAAAAACTGGAATGGCTTAAAAATGAAAGGCACCTGGAAGCATTCATCAGGCATCTGAGAACACACTGTTTCGCAGCTAGCGAATCAGTAGAGATCAGAACAGTCAGGATGACAGGTTATTCCCTGATTGTAGCAGATGAGAATATCAAATTCATTTAA
- a CDS encoding GH92 family glycosyl hydrolase — MISGFKIGSALALSAMLFHGINANAQKKTAPVPGFAESKYLAAVDPYIGSGGHGHVFVGASVPYGAVQVGPGNIVKGWDWCSGYHYSDSVLIGFSQMHLSGTGIGDLGDVLIMPYTGKVRTNRGTQENPTSGYASHYSHEREKVRPGYYAVQLDDYNIKAELTASERVAFHKYTFSGNQPANIIIDLKEGIGWDAPVETFIRQVDEYTLEGYRYSKGWAVDQRLWFAIKSSVPVKQFLVFDGDTPQTGNSVKGKEAKGVIVFDKSPGQVMLKVGISPVSSENALANIKAEIPGWDFTATVNSANAKWDKELSKVDIATKDNAARRVFYTALYHTMIDPALFNDHNGAYRGTDKKEYPNPGFDNYSVFSLWDIYRSCAPLSTILHPEKVNSFVNSMLTIYKQQGKLPVWPLMGNETNCMVGYHAVPPIVDAYLKGFKGFNPEEALAAMKATANRDDLGLKYVKELGYIPADKEYESVSKAMEYAIDDWCIAAMAKKLGKKEDYEYFKKRAGYYRNYFDSTIRFVRPRLSNGSFKTPYDPFNSIHEKGDFTEGNGWQYTWLVPQDVEGLISLMGGDDAFTKKLDSLFTAKGDMGAEASSDISGLIGMYAHGNEPSHHVTYMYAFSGYQWKTAEKVRQVMKEFYFDQPEGLAGNEDCGAMSSWYVFSSLGFYPENPANGVYVLGSPLFDKATLKLGGGKTFTVQTNGNSAENIYIQNITLNGKPYTRSFITHNDIMKGGTMVIKMGNKPNLSFGKAAADRPKNEL; from the coding sequence ATGATTTCGGGATTCAAGATAGGTAGTGCCCTCGCATTATCTGCTATGCTGTTTCATGGCATTAACGCAAATGCCCAGAAAAAAACAGCGCCTGTGCCAGGCTTTGCTGAAAGTAAATATCTTGCTGCGGTCGACCCCTATATTGGCTCTGGTGGCCATGGCCACGTATTCGTAGGTGCGAGTGTACCTTACGGTGCTGTACAGGTAGGCCCGGGCAATATCGTTAAAGGATGGGATTGGTGCTCCGGTTATCACTATTCCGACAGCGTACTGATAGGGTTCTCCCAGATGCACCTCAGTGGTACGGGTATCGGCGATCTGGGCGATGTGCTGATCATGCCTTATACCGGTAAGGTCCGCACCAACAGGGGAACACAGGAAAATCCAACTTCAGGATATGCTTCTCATTATTCTCATGAACGGGAAAAAGTACGCCCGGGATATTATGCAGTTCAACTGGATGATTACAATATCAAAGCCGAGCTGACTGCTTCTGAAAGAGTAGCCTTCCATAAATATACTTTCTCCGGCAACCAACCCGCTAATATCATTATCGACCTGAAAGAAGGAATTGGTTGGGATGCTCCCGTGGAAACTTTTATCCGTCAGGTAGATGAATATACGCTGGAAGGATACCGCTACTCCAAAGGCTGGGCGGTAGACCAGCGGCTGTGGTTTGCTATTAAATCTTCCGTACCCGTAAAACAATTCCTGGTATTTGACGGCGACACCCCGCAAACCGGTAATTCCGTGAAGGGGAAAGAAGCCAAAGGAGTAATTGTTTTTGATAAATCACCCGGACAGGTAATGCTGAAAGTGGGGATCTCTCCCGTAAGCAGCGAAAATGCCCTGGCTAATATCAAAGCAGAAATTCCCGGATGGGATTTTACCGCTACTGTAAACAGCGCCAATGCTAAATGGGATAAGGAACTTTCCAAAGTAGACATTGCAACAAAAGATAACGCCGCACGCCGCGTGTTCTATACTGCATTGTATCATACGATGATTGATCCGGCCCTTTTTAATGACCATAACGGTGCCTACAGGGGTACCGACAAAAAGGAATATCCCAATCCCGGATTCGATAACTATTCTGTATTTTCTCTCTGGGATATTTACCGCTCCTGCGCACCACTGAGCACTATTCTGCACCCGGAAAAAGTGAACAGCTTCGTGAATTCTATGCTCACCATTTACAAACAACAAGGCAAGCTGCCTGTCTGGCCGCTGATGGGCAATGAAACCAATTGCATGGTGGGCTATCACGCAGTGCCTCCGATTGTAGATGCATACCTGAAAGGCTTTAAAGGATTTAATCCGGAAGAAGCGCTGGCAGCCATGAAGGCTACCGCTAACCGCGACGATCTGGGCCTGAAGTACGTAAAGGAACTGGGATATATTCCTGCTGATAAGGAATATGAATCCGTTTCCAAAGCAATGGAATATGCAATCGACGACTGGTGCATTGCGGCCATGGCAAAGAAACTCGGCAAAAAAGAAGATTACGAGTACTTTAAGAAACGTGCCGGTTACTACCGTAATTATTTCGACAGTACCATCCGCTTTGTGCGCCCTCGCCTCAGCAATGGCAGCTTTAAAACACCTTATGATCCGTTCAACTCCATTCATGAAAAAGGCGACTTCACCGAAGGAAACGGATGGCAGTATACCTGGCTGGTTCCCCAGGATGTGGAAGGCCTGATCTCACTGATGGGAGGCGATGATGCATTTACTAAAAAACTCGACAGCCTCTTTACTGCAAAAGGCGACATGGGAGCTGAAGCATCTTCCGATATCTCCGGCCTCATTGGCATGTATGCACATGGCAATGAGCCGAGCCATCATGTTACTTACATGTACGCATTCTCCGGATATCAATGGAAAACAGCTGAAAAAGTAAGGCAGGTGATGAAAGAATTCTATTTCGATCAGCCTGAAGGTCTTGCCGGTAATGAAGATTGCGGCGCAATGTCGTCCTGGTATGTATTCTCTTCCCTCGGCTTCTATCCCGAAAATCCTGCCAATGGTGTATACGTGCTGGGCAGCCCCTTATTCGATAAAGCCACATTGAAACTCGGAGGAGGCAAAACGTTTACTGTACAAACGAACGGTAACAGCGCAGAAAACATCTACATACAAAATATTACCCTCAACGGTAAACCATATACCCGTAGTTTCATTACCCATAACGATATTATGAAAGGTGGCACTATGGTTATTAAAATGGGCAACAAACCGAATCTCAGCTTTGGTAAAGCTGCAGCGGACAGGCCGAAGAACGAATTGTAG
- a CDS encoding response regulator codes for MTQPLLILHVDDDPIFSGLVSRILHRNGFKVFSAADITAGWKLFNEIRFHACLLDINMPGGSGIDLGEKIRNRDIHIPIAYLSGEPTATVSEEVYGRGGGFRHFSKIADLPELPQMVRNLILAYASSCFGQMEWPLVKV; via the coding sequence ATGACTCAGCCGTTACTAATTCTTCACGTAGATGATGATCCCATTTTTTCCGGCCTCGTGAGCCGGATATTACATCGCAACGGTTTTAAGGTATTTAGCGCAGCGGATATAACAGCCGGCTGGAAGCTTTTTAATGAGATCAGGTTCCATGCCTGCCTGCTGGACATTAACATGCCCGGTGGAAGCGGTATAGATCTTGGGGAGAAGATCAGGAACCGCGACATCCATATACCAATCGCCTATTTATCCGGTGAGCCAACAGCAACAGTGTCGGAGGAGGTGTATGGGAGAGGTGGCGGTTTCCGCCACTTCTCCAAAATCGCCGACCTGCCGGAATTACCACAGATGGTAAGGAATCTGATACTGGCATATGCCAGTTCCTGTTTCGGACAAATGGAGTGGCCGCTCGTAAAAGTTTAG
- a CDS encoding glycosyltransferase family 87 protein — MREKRNVLTFLAEKEWLILSLWFGLAFLGAVMEISRGNINNFLIFKNVFFHVIHQQPLYIEYPAEYYDVNLYGPVFSIVIAPFAGLDTHIGAVLWALTGAAVLYYAIRQLPLSQLQQNIILLLCTQELMGASGWFQLNQFIGAFIILAFTNTIKGKDIWATLFILLGTMTKIYGIVGLAFFFFSQNPKRFIGGLFLWGAVLFALPMIISSPQYIINSYFEWYAALVHKNALNVESIISFQDISAGGFIKRVFGIPWLNNMAVLIPATVLFLLQYTQLKYRYNSRYRLYILCSTLMFPVLFSTSSESPTYIIAIPAICIWYVLQPATRWNNIFIFFAILLVSFSHSDVVTPWVRKNLAVPYALKALPCLVLWLMIAYQIYTRKFLVKNTPTPEPARQLEPVPQF; from the coding sequence ATGCGTGAAAAAAGGAATGTGCTGACTTTTTTGGCTGAAAAGGAATGGCTGATTTTGAGCTTGTGGTTTGGGCTGGCCTTTCTTGGAGCCGTCATGGAGATCTCCAGGGGGAATATTAATAATTTCCTCATATTTAAGAACGTTTTTTTCCACGTCATTCACCAGCAACCGCTATACATCGAATATCCTGCGGAGTATTACGACGTTAATTTATATGGACCTGTATTCAGTATTGTAATTGCTCCGTTTGCAGGACTTGACACTCATATAGGTGCCGTGTTGTGGGCACTTACAGGAGCTGCTGTACTTTATTACGCTATCCGGCAGTTACCACTCTCCCAGCTACAGCAGAATATTATATTACTGCTCTGTACACAGGAACTGATGGGTGCCAGTGGCTGGTTTCAGCTGAACCAGTTTATAGGCGCCTTTATTATCCTTGCCTTCACCAACACCATCAAAGGCAAAGATATCTGGGCTACCCTTTTCATTTTACTGGGCACCATGACGAAAATTTATGGTATTGTAGGTCTCGCTTTCTTCTTTTTCAGCCAAAATCCAAAGCGTTTTATCGGTGGTCTGTTTCTCTGGGGAGCCGTTTTGTTTGCACTGCCAATGATTATCTCATCGCCCCAGTATATCATTAATTCTTATTTTGAATGGTATGCCGCGCTGGTGCATAAGAATGCGCTGAATGTGGAATCGATCATTTCATTCCAGGACATCTCCGCCGGAGGCTTTATCAAAAGAGTATTTGGTATTCCATGGCTGAATAACATGGCGGTATTGATCCCGGCTACAGTGTTATTCCTGCTGCAGTATACACAACTGAAATACCGCTACAATTCGAGGTACCGGCTCTATATCCTTTGCTCTACCCTGATGTTCCCGGTGTTATTCAGTACCAGCTCTGAATCGCCTACCTACATCATTGCCATACCGGCCATCTGTATCTGGTATGTATTGCAACCGGCTACCCGTTGGAATAATATCTTCATCTTCTTTGCCATTCTGCTGGTCAGTTTCTCGCATTCCGACGTAGTTACTCCCTGGGTAAGGAAAAACCTGGCGGTGCCCTACGCGCTGAAAGCATTGCCCTGCCTGGTTCTCTGGCTAATGATAGCTTACCAGATTTATACCCGTAAGTTCCTTGTGAAGAATACGCCAACTCCTGAGCCGGCACGCCAATTGGAACCTGTTCCCCAATTTTAA